One Rhododendron vialii isolate Sample 1 chromosome 2a, ASM3025357v1 genomic region harbors:
- the LOC131316766 gene encoding uncharacterized protein LOC131316766, with the protein MFWGRLSKVATTRKRVQLSAGPMSAILQRMSTINQDQHGNQQVQLQEQPQSQVQAKRVRCQDAPMSATLQPSPTISQDQHENQSVQLQAQPQVQAKRVRCRAVPMSTKLQPLPTISQDQHGNQPPPNYHEFQSPSDEVAGHVNERAVELESQQQSMSSHTIPNLQSLEKSNEGSRTSVGADLNSQQQRAKGRGFARPYVGWGTGAKLEVKLNKDNQPIGNTARPLQSQLGILARNATLAPLTFTDWRAPELYPYKERIWAEVKENTTAPDAYKHICLMAVGKKWKDWKDELKRTIYNLYDNDEDRLANCPNRVDPDQWRVLVQFWGTKTAKRRSKTNCTSRHEQKMGHTSGRKGHCRVRDELTQINDGVVVEPDRIQVFIKTHTKKDGQLVDEASALAIRRLNEGASQIPESSESPALREELFTSVLKPDRNGRVRTYGLGPCPSQVFGTRYTRSQEQRVKDQLRAELGAELRAELRQEVLRDVSVEITQLKNQYAIVAAYMKSAGLPLPPSPNGAGNGDRDHTPSLMEHNGQVDRT; encoded by the exons ATGTTTTGGGGTCGATTGAGTAAG GTGGCTACTACAAGAAAGCGTGTACAATTGTCAGCTGGACCAATGAGTGCTATATTGCAGCGTATGTCTACCATTAATCAAGACCAACATGGAAATCAGCAAGTACAGTTGCAGGAGCAGCCGCAATCACAGGTGCAAGCAAAGCGAGTGCGATGTCAGGATGCACCCATGAGTGCTACATTGCAACCTTCGCCTACCATTAGTCAAGACCAGCATGAAAATCAGTCAGTACAATTGCAGGCGCAGCCGCAAGTGCAAGCAAAGAGAGTGCGATGTCGGGCTGTACCTATGAGTACTAAGTTGCAGCCTTTGCCTACTATTAGTCAAGATCAACATGGAAATCAACCACCACCAAACTATCATGAGTTCCAGTCACCATCTGATGAAG TGGCAGGTCACGTAAATGAGAGAGCCGTGGAGCTTGAATCACAACAACAATCTATGAGCAGTCACACTATTCCAAACTTGCAGTCGCTGGAAAAAAGCAATGAAGGGTCAAGAACTTCAGTTGGAGCAG ATCtcaactcgcaacaacagagAGCCAAGGGGAGAGGCTTTGCTCGTCCATATGTTGGGTGGGGTACAGGAGCGAAGTTAGAAGttaaattgaataaagacaatcAACCAATAGGTAACACGGCACGTCCCTTACAAAGTCAACTTGGCATCTTAGCAAGAAACGCAACTTTAGCACCCTTAACTTTTACTGATTGGAGGGCTCCGGAGCTATATCCATACAAGGAACGCATATGGGCAGAGGTTAAG GAAAATACAACCGCACCAGATGCTTATAAGCATATTTGTCTGATGGCCGTTGGAAAGAAATGGAAGGATTGGAAAGATGAGCTTAAAAGAACTATTTATAACCTATATGATAATGATGAAGACCGTTTGGCAAATTGTCCTAATAGGGTCGATCCTGATCAATGGAGAGTTCTTGTTCAATTTTGGGGCACTAAAACAGCCAAG AGACGAAGTAAAACCAACTGTACAAGCAGACACGAACAAAAAATGGGGCACACAAGTGGGAGGAAGGGCCATTGTCGTGTAAGGGATGAG TTGACACAGATTAACGATGGAGTTGTAGTAGAGCCCGATCGTATACAGGTATTCATTAAGACTCATACGAAGAAAGATGGACAACTTGTTGATGAAGCATCAGCTTTGGCCATA CGTCGTCTTAATGAGGGAGCCTCTCAAATTCCTGAGTCCTCAGAGTCACCTGCTTTACGGGAGGAGTTATTCACTAGTGTACTAAAACCAGATAGGAATGGACGTGTGCGTACCTATGGCCTGGGTCCTTGTCCGAGTCAAGTGTTTGGGACTAGATATACCCGATCTCAGGAGCAACGTGTCAAGGATCAGTTGCGTGCTGAGTTGGGTGCAGAGTTGCGTGCAGAGTTACGACAAGAGGTGCTAAGAGACGTAAGTGTTGAAATCACTCAATTGAAGAACCAATATGCAATCGTAGCAGCTTATATGAAAAGTGCAGGACTCCCTTTGCCTCCATCACCAAATGGAGCTGGAAATGGAGATAGAGATCACACACCATCGCTAATGGAGCACAATGGACAG